The following is a genomic window from Candidatus Omnitrophota bacterium.
CCCCACATAAGCGGAAAAATGCGATGTGTTTGTAAAAGTAGAGAAGGCGGCGTATTTCCAGATCGAGGCGATGACGCTGCCGGCCGGGCTGATACTGCGCAGGATGCCTATGACAGAAATGGCGGCTGCCACAAGAAGTACCAGGCCGACTACGCGCATAACCGCGGCCTCGTTATCCAGCGAGTTAGTTATGACATACAGAAGCACGATCCAGGAAAGCAGCCACAATAAAGCCACTGTGGTCGCGTAGGGGTGCACGGAGACGAAAAGCCCGGCAAGCGCTATGGCAAAAAACAATAAAAGAGGCGTATCAATACCTGTCTTTACAAATTCCATTCTGCCCTTGAGCAGCATTCTACTCAACCACAACAGCGCCATCAAAAATACTAAAGAAAACAGGATGACCTGCGACCATGCCTCCACGCAACCATAAACAAAAGCGGAGAAAACCAATAATAGAGCCAGCAATACCTGCATGCTAACGGCCTCCTCGCTGCTTTTTGTATTTATAGTCATAATAATAGTAGTGCTCCTCTTTAATATTAAAATCATTTAATACGGCGCCCAGCAGATTCGCCTTCAAATTGGAAAGCATGACCTTGGACCGGCGCACAGCGTCAATAAAAGACCTGCCGCTCCTGATCACCAGAATAGTCCCGTCGCAGATGCGGGCCAGGACAGCCGCGTCCGTCACGGGCAGAAGGGGAGGGGAGTCAAATATTATATAATCAAAGTCGGACTTCAGCCGTTCAAGCAGCACCTTCATCCGTTCACTGGCAAGCAGCTCCGGCGGGTTTGGAGGCAGTGTTCCCGAAGTCATTAAATACAGATTTTGCTGGGGGGTGTTCTTAATGAACTGCCATCTGTTCGCGGCGTCTTTATCGATCTCAACTATCGCGGAAGACAGGCCGAAGGTATTGCCCATTTGAAAGAACCTGTGCAGAGACGGGCTCCTCATATCCGCGTCTATGAGCAGCACCTTTTTATTTGACTGGGCGA
Proteins encoded in this region:
- a CDS encoding CpsD/CapB family tyrosine-protein kinase produces the protein MNLGNELIVAVEPDSLASESFRTLKVNLQFAGVDRNLKAILITSADSKSGRSTLAANLGLAIAQSNKKVLLIDADMRSPSLHRFFQMGNTFGLSSAIVEIDKDAANRWQFIKNTPQQNLYLMTSGTLPPNPPELLASERMKVLLERLKSDFDYIIFDSPPLLPVTDAAVLARICDGTILVIRSGRSFIDAVRRSKVMLSNLKANLLGAVLNDFNIKEEHYYYYDYKYKKQRGGR